In the Brassica napus cultivar Da-Ae chromosome A7, Da-Ae, whole genome shotgun sequence genome, one interval contains:
- the LOC106369689 gene encoding sorting nexin 1-like — translation MAELGQSLLDFGKAVKLLRTCKGEPTGKAFSDLGTKSELLSIKLQKVAQQVLMNFEEPLKDYVRYFKTCLDIKLYPLAFVLCIQGDNSITRHCIQTTFDKLMLTRSDKVGEAEKEYIEEATIRFERMVKRTKRIVRFSMLNYTFS, via the exons ATGGCAGAGTTGGGTCAGTCACTGTTGGATTTTGGCAAGGCTGTAAAACTTCTTAGGACTTGTAAGGGTGAACCTACAGGAAAAGCCTTCTCTGATCTTGGAACTAAATCTGAGCTGTTATCGATTAAGCTCCAGAAAGTG GCTCAACAAGTTTTGATGAACTTTGAGGAACCGTTGAAGGATTATGTTCGTTATTTCAAG ACATGTCTGGACATTAAACTCTACCCTCTTGCTTTCGTTTTGTGTATTCAAGGCGACAATAGCATAACGAGGCACTGCATTCAGACAACATT TGACAAACTCATGCTCACACGTTCTGACAAAGTAGGAGAAGCTGAGAAGGAATACATAGAG GAAGCAACGATAAGATTTGAGAGGATGGTGAAGAGAACGAAAAGAATAGTGAGGTTCTCAATGCTCAATTATACCTTTTCATAA